One window from the genome of Salvia miltiorrhiza cultivar Shanhuang (shh) chromosome 7, IMPLAD_Smil_shh, whole genome shotgun sequence encodes:
- the LOC130994166 gene encoding uncharacterized protein LOC130994166: MENESEVMYCHCEIGSKRLKALRMTSWTNDIPGRRFYGCRNWKTKNCGFFDWYDEPMSERAREVINHLKNENMKLVKMHENSTPPMDIEAEIGHLRTEVEAWKEESRVVRRKSRFLIIVLIISWFVMMKRLKVVMPK, from the exons ATGGAGAACGAATCTGAGGTGATGTATTGTCATTGCGAAATTGGAAGCAAGAGGTTGAAAGCTTTGAGAATGACTTCATGGACGAACGATATTCCGGGGAGAAGGTTCTATGGGTGTAGAAATTGGAAG ACCAAAAATTGTGGTTTTTTTGATTGGTATGATGAACCAATGTCTGAGAGAGCTAGGGAAGTTATTAACCATTTGAAGAATGAAAATATGAAGCTTGTGAAGATGCATGAAAATTCGACCCCACCCATGGATATTGAAGCAGAAATTGGTCATCTTCGGACTGAAGTTGAAGCTTGGAAAGAAGAGTCAAGGGTTGTTAGAAGGAAAAGTCGATTTCTTATAATAGTTTTGATTATATCTTGGTTTGTGATGATGAAGCGCTTGAAAGTAGTTATGCCTAAGTGA
- the LOC130994167 gene encoding uncharacterized protein LOC130994167: MVYDQNVIQDHIIDFFSSLFRDDVPCTVDRGMLEAIIDDCVTEEQNGILTSIPDDKEIAPSVFGMDANSAPGPDGFSGDFFHSCWSIIKAYVVVAIRAFFLNSYLPAGCNASTLILIPQKDAVDTMVDLRPIILSNFFFKIVSKILAMRLGGIASLCVSQNQFRFISGPSIHDCASGEWLSRELSGYFACSRGVRQGDPLSPILFGIAEDVLNHLFLNYVQSRYLISMDFSRSAHFPTHLLYADDILIFCKASVKNARKIKEILDLYGDLSRQICSLEKSRIFFANRVSPALKHGILRNLGFSMGGLSVTYLGVPLFVGRIRASYFAAIHDRTFRNLLAGRGFIFLWLGAFVWFVLWPKSLIYSLDRCCRNFIWSGSIDTNPSCSGKDFMADILRTRYLNSFNYAKHNLGSSPVWTSVHDHVNQLVDDSYSYIGSGASTMFWCDDWLGYRLTDKLQVPHFMHDFLKQAVDDYFFDGIWNFTEDFIITYPDIVIDILLLHVGGDEDTRY; this comes from the exons ATGGTTTATGATCAGAATGTCATTCAAGATCACATTATTGATTTCTTTTCTAGTCTTTTTAGGGATGATGTTCCGTGCACAGTTGATAGGGGCATGCTTGAAGCGATCATTGATGATTGTGTGACTGAGGAGCAGAACGGAATTCTCACTAGTATTCCGGATGATAAGGAGATTGCGCCGTCTGTCTTTGGGATGGATGCTAACAGTGCGCCAGGTCCGGATGGGTTTTCTGGTGACTTCTTTCACAGCTGTTGGAGTATTATTAAAGCATATGTGGTTGTGGCCATTCGTGCTTTTTTTCTTAATAGTTATTTGCCGGCTGGGTGTAATGCGAGCACGCTGATTCTTATTCCTCAAAAGGACGCAGTAGATACTATGGTTGATCTCCGGCCTATCATTCTCTccaatttcttctttaaaattgtTTCGAAGATTTTAGCTATGCGTTTAGGAGGGATTGCCTCTCTTTGTGTCTCTCAGAATCAGTTTCGGTTCATCAGTGGTCCATCCATTCATGATT GTGCTTCGGGTGAATGGCTATCACGAGAG CTTAGTGGGTATTTTGCTTGCTCCCGTGGTGTGAGGCAGGGGGACCCCCTTTCGCCTATTCTTTTTGGTATTGCTGAGGATGTGCTCAACCACCTTTTCTTGAATTATGTGCAGTCGAGGTATCTGATTTCCATGGATTTTAGCCGCTCTGCGCACTTCCCAACGCATCTCCTTtatgcggatgatattctgattttctgcaaagcttctgTGAAGAATGCTCGGAAAATCAAGGAGATTTTGGATTTGTATGGAGATCTTTCTAGGCAGATCTGCAGCCTGGAGAAGTCTCGCATTTTTTTCGCAAATAGAGTTTCACCGGCGCTGAAACATGGTATTTTGCGCAATCTTGGGTTTTCTATGGGAGGGCTTTCGGTTACCTACTTGGGAGTTCCTCTTTTTGTTGGTCGGATTAGGGCTTCGTATTTTGCTGCCATTCATGATCGCACTTTCAGAAATTTGCTCGCTGGAAGGGGCTTCATCTTTCTATGGCTGGGCGCATTTGTTTGGTTCGTTCT ATGGCCGAAGTCTCTGATTTATAGTCTAGATCGATGTTGTCGTAATTTTATCTGGTCCGGAAGCATTGATACGAACCCTTCTTGCTCT GGCAAAGATTTTATGGCCGATATTTTAAGAACGAGATATCTCAACTCTTTCAATTATGCTAAGCATAATCTAGGGTCTTCTCCTGTGTGGACGAGTGTTCATGATCATGTGAACCAGTTGGTTGACGACTCCTATTCGTATATTGGTTCGGGAGCTAGCACGATGTTCTGGTGTGATGACTGGCTAGGGTATAGATTGACGGACAAGCTGCAGGTACCTCACTTCATGCATGACTTTTTGAAGCAGGCCGtggatgattatttttttgatgGGATATGGAATTTCACTGAAGATTTTATTATTACCTATCCTGATATTGTCATTGATATTTTATTGCTTCATGTGGGTGGTGACGAGGACACGCGATACTGA